The following coding sequences are from one Beggiatoa alba B18LD window:
- the lptF gene encoding LPS export ABC transporter permease LptF, whose product MIINRYLYREIIYTLLSLILLLLLIYVSNRFIGYLLQAASGALPARFIFQLLGIRILGDLTLILPIGFFLSILLALGRLYKDSEITALAACGIPVPLNGILFFATVFAFFVGVLSLYISPWAKSLEMGLRTQAANEAEIGGIEAGRFKEFLKGQGVLYVETVESELNHLEVIFAQAYLPDKRIVMTAKQAYQTIKDQELFLVLQNGHRYESPHENPLSYTVVDFTEHSIRIPRHLNAATPTENRAALPTSILWHSAKIEDKAELQWRFSLPLAILLLSALAVPLSRTTPRQGQYSKIFFGILIVLIYSNFLSIAKKWVERGEVPIWVGIWWVHLLMFIVIALLLGYPRLQQYWRRYQHQQIRVKKTSFT is encoded by the coding sequence TTGATTATCAACCGTTATCTCTATCGGGAAATTATATATACCCTACTTTCGCTCATTCTCCTACTCTTACTCATTTACGTGAGTAATCGCTTTATAGGCTACCTTTTACAAGCAGCATCTGGCGCGCTTCCCGCTCGATTTATCTTCCAACTTCTTGGAATTAGAATTTTAGGAGACTTAACCCTTATTTTACCGATAGGCTTTTTTTTATCTATTTTGCTTGCCTTAGGCAGACTATATAAAGATAGTGAAATCACAGCATTAGCTGCTTGTGGAATTCCTGTGCCTTTAAATGGGATTTTATTTTTTGCGACAGTATTTGCATTTTTTGTAGGGGTTTTATCCCTGTATATTTCCCCTTGGGCAAAGTCATTAGAAATGGGTTTACGCACGCAAGCCGCCAATGAGGCAGAAATTGGTGGCATAGAAGCTGGACGTTTTAAAGAATTCTTAAAAGGGCAAGGTGTTTTATATGTGGAGACTGTAGAGAGTGAACTCAATCATCTCGAAGTGATTTTTGCGCAAGCCTATCTACCTGATAAGCGAATTGTTATGACTGCAAAACAAGCCTATCAGACGATAAAAGACCAAGAATTATTTTTAGTCCTACAAAATGGACATCGTTATGAAAGCCCACATGAGAACCCTTTAAGTTACACCGTTGTCGATTTCACAGAACACAGTATTCGTATTCCGCGCCATTTAAATGCAGCAACACCAACAGAAAACCGCGCCGCGTTACCAACATCAATATTATGGCATTCTGCAAAAATAGAGGATAAAGCTGAATTACAATGGCGTTTCTCTTTACCACTTGCCATTTTATTATTGTCCGCCCTTGCTGTGCCTTTATCACGGACAACACCACGTCAAGGACAATACAGCAAAATTTTTTTTGGTATCTTAATTGTGTTGATTTATAGCAATTTCCTATCCATTGCTAAAAAATGGGTTGAGCGGGGAGAAGTTCCTATTTGGGTTGGCATTTGGTGGGTGCATTTATTAATGTTTATCGTTATTGCTTTGTTATTGGGGTATCCCCGTTTGCAACAATATTGGCGACGATATCAACATCAACAAATTCGAGTAAAGAAAACAAGTTTTACTTAA
- a CDS encoding DUF2066 domain-containing protein: protein MIWHRTLFLISWLFLSVLPVYAEQTLYEATVPIASRDENLLEDGFARAFAQVMANVSSEQATTDPEKLKKLSAKAKSLVAQYEYREKSDKQLMLVVGFEPQGTKRALRNASINVPRTNPNRTPLLTWIVLEEDTNSRIINEEEGSEAVTILKQQATQRGIPLLFPVLDIDDHIALPLTAVKNAEASSATSVASRYGAETMLVGWISKQPSMWQGQWVVYAKGAVIKNWKNQETALPLLLQRTINEAITEISKVPATPVVISTPTTNNAPTPANPPSTPPSQSTNTPAFTSNPAFTGNPALSNPPSSSGSTFSSKIPPEMATTQNNLGLNNNSASSLPPTNTAVEETVELQITAVDNWQDYVTVNNYLKNIESLRNLQIQHREQGQITFKVTIKGGSSALNQLFATDGVLTMNPQGHNANTYQLVK, encoded by the coding sequence ATGATTTGGCATCGTACTTTATTTTTAATCAGTTGGTTATTTTTAAGTGTTTTGCCCGTTTATGCAGAACAGACGCTATATGAGGCAACTGTGCCAATTGCGAGTCGTGATGAAAATTTATTGGAAGACGGTTTTGCAAGAGCTTTTGCACAAGTCATGGCAAATGTGAGCAGTGAACAGGCTACGACTGACCCCGAAAAATTGAAAAAACTATCCGCAAAAGCTAAAAGCCTAGTTGCACAATATGAATATCGAGAAAAATCAGATAAACAATTGATGTTAGTTGTTGGTTTTGAACCACAGGGGACAAAACGTGCTTTAAGAAATGCCTCCATTAATGTCCCACGTACTAACCCAAATCGAACACCACTACTGACTTGGATTGTACTTGAAGAAGATACAAATAGCCGTATTATCAATGAAGAAGAAGGCAGTGAAGCAGTAACCATTTTAAAACAACAAGCAACACAACGAGGCATTCCCCTCTTATTTCCTGTTTTAGATATTGATGACCATATTGCATTACCATTGACTGCTGTGAAAAATGCGGAAGCCTCCTCAGCAACCAGTGTTGCAAGCCGTTATGGTGCAGAAACCATGTTAGTGGGTTGGATTAGTAAGCAACCAAGTATGTGGCAAGGACAATGGGTTGTGTATGCAAAAGGGGCTGTTATTAAAAATTGGAAAAACCAAGAAACAGCACTGCCATTATTATTGCAACGAACCATTAATGAAGCGATAACAGAAATCAGTAAAGTACCTGCGACACCTGTTGTCATTAGCACACCAACCACGAATAATGCACCGACTCCTGCAAATCCACCTTCAACGCCTCCCAGTCAATCTACAAATACTCCAGCGTTCACTAGCAATCCCGCTTTTACGGGAAATCCTGCACTTAGTAATCCTCCATCATCATCAGGGTCAACATTTAGCAGTAAAATTCCTCCTGAAATGGCAACAACACAAAATAATCTAGGCTTAAATAATAATTCAGCATCCTCATTACCCCCCACAAATACGGCTGTTGAAGAGACTGTAGAGTTACAAATTACCGCTGTAGATAATTGGCAAGATTATGTAACCGTGAATAATTATTTAAAAAATATTGAATCATTGCGTAATTTGCAAATACAACATCGTGAGCAAGGACAAATCACGTTTAAAGTGACGATTAAAGGCGGGAGTAGTGCTTTAAATCAGTTATTTGCGACAGATGGCGTTTTAACAATGAATCCACAGGGTCATAACGCAAATACCTATCAATTGGTTAAATAA
- a CDS encoding NADH-quinone oxidoreductase subunit B family protein — translation MLRILNKIRQTGIVTESFSTIVSDHEIEIVGQQVQAEIARLFAGSLAIRQVDAGSCNACELEIHALNNPYYAIERFGVHFVASPRHADALLVTGVVSRHMQTALLRTYTATPAPKFVIAAGDCAVCGGEFGVSYASCGAVNQVIPVDVTISGCPPTPHALLAGILQAIQKKTLK, via the coding sequence ATGCTACGTATTTTAAATAAAATCCGTCAAACGGGTATTGTGACTGAATCTTTTTCTACCATCGTATCTGATCATGAAATAGAAATAGTGGGTCAACAAGTGCAAGCAGAAATCGCCCGTTTATTTGCAGGCAGTTTAGCGATTCGCCAAGTTGATGCAGGCTCTTGTAATGCTTGCGAATTAGAGATTCATGCCCTGAATAATCCTTATTACGCAATTGAACGGTTTGGTGTACATTTCGTTGCATCACCGCGTCACGCAGATGCATTATTAGTCACGGGTGTTGTTTCTCGTCATATGCAAACGGCATTATTACGGACATACACCGCAACGCCAGCACCGAAGTTCGTTATTGCGGCGGGGGATTGTGCCGTGTGTGGGGGGGAATTTGGCGTATCATACGCAAGTTGTGGTGCAGTCAATCAAGTGATTCCTGTCGATGTCACAATTTCAGGATGCCCACCAACACCACATGCTTTATTAGCGGGTATTTTACAAGCAATTCAGAAAAAAACGCTTAAATAA